From Xiphophorus couchianus chromosome 7, X_couchianus-1.0, whole genome shotgun sequence:
TGCTCATACATAGAAAACCTATGTATTTTAGCCATTTTGTGGTCTTCTTTGTACACAAAGAAACCATGACAGGCAGACTTTATGGCCGTTTCATTAGTCTCCTGTTAAGTCTTTTTCACCGGCATACTGTCCGGCTTCTGGAGGGAGCCAACATCCCAGCGGACGGAGCGGAAGGTGCTCCCCTTGAAGCTGGCCTGCTTTTTGGTTATGCGGTAGATTTTTCGGAGGATGGCCCGTCTCAGCAGGATGTAAACCCAGGGGTCCAAGATCTGATTCCAGGTGGCCATTCTGACTCCGGTCATCATGAGTTTGCTGTAAGTGCAGGTGACTTTCTCGCCCAGGTGGGATTCGCTGTAGGAGCGCGCGGCTGACATCAACGAAAAGAccttaagacagaaaaaagaccCAGTGATGagtaattctgtgtttttgcatccATTTACTTGTTGACACTCAATCTTTTAAAGTAACTCGCAAGGTTTTTCTCTAAAATCACCTGAACTCACTACAGATGTTGAACCGTAAAACAACATCAGTGTGAGTTTCTTTactatattttttgtaaaactgaattttattacAAGAAAATCAACCCTCCCGAAAACAAGCTTTCACTCCATCATGCATGTGATGACATCATAAAAGGAACAAGGCAACAgagattttacttttaagcattttacttatttttttttcttgtgtaatttattctttCTATTAAAATTTCTCCTTCAAATGtgttaacttttattttgtgtagtTAATTTCAAGTTTCTTTATGAATCTTTGggaacaataaaacacacacaatagcTGTTTGTAAAAAGGGCCTTCACATTATAGAATTGGAGTAGTAATTTCTAGAACTTACACTCAATTatgtcaaaagtcaaaattttcaCTATGGATGCACAATACATCGGAACTAACATCGGTATCGGCTGAAGacagtcattttttaacaaatcagtATGGGTCCGATAAATAAAATTGGGCCGCTATAAACaactgaaatgtatttctgtcCTGTTGTCGTTTATTCTGGAGGTGGAGGGGCAGAAGTTGATCATGTTTATTTCGGATGTTAATACTGGCCCAAACTTTCATGTTGGTGCTTCCCAATTTATAAAACCAATATCGCCGATATCAATATCCGATAACCAATATTTCCCAATGTTTTATACTTCTCTACCCTTTTGACAAAGTAAAATGGCCACTCTGCTGACAATGCTTCTCTGCTTTCCCACAATCCTACACTGCATCAATATTACTGTTACATGATCAAACAACTAGCCAAGCCTTCAcataatgaaacacaaacagcagcaagaTAGATATAAATGTCAATTGTTAACATCGGCCAAGTTTTACCTATTGAACTGATactgatatgttaaaaaaaatgactaacaTCAGCTGAGACTGATGTTAATATCGATACATCATGTATCACTAATGCACAATACTTTGTATTTGGGGAAATCCATACTTTGCAGCAAAATTATCTTAGGAGTTGAGAAACTAATTTCTAAAAACTGAGATTACAAGCAATACCAGATGAGAAATACAACAATGTTATCGGCCTAACTGTTTATATCCAGACTTGTTATCAGATTTTACTCAAGAACAGTTTGGACTGACACTAACAcacttttttctgcttctttctctttttggattttatttatttaaaaaaataggaataaaacggtggtttctaaaaaatattacaaaagaaaTTCTTGTagaagatagatagatagatagatagatagatagatagatagatagatagcatttattgtcattgaacagaattcaacgaaatttccattgcagctcccgtgcaaaaggtcaaatatatacagtataaataagcaaacacacaataagaTATTTACCTAAAATTATAACAGGTCATTGTAGAACACTGATCTATACAATGTTCATGTTATAAAACCCTTATTGTCATTAGcttgtgaaaatataactttattgattacatttcctctttacatgtaaaattggggggggggggggggggggggggagatatgtatattttctattttaaaccaataacttttgttttcctgttttagaaAAACTTCATATAGacaaatttaatgtttaaattatgatgttagattttatgttaaaccaaacATATAAAGTCTCATTTGAGTAATATAAACGCATATGAAAGAGTGATAGATTTGTACTATAAGggaaacactttaaaatgttgtatttaaaattcaaatttttggaaatttaaatTAGCAATTTTATTTCCAAGTTTTTAAAGTCCTTTTTGCATTTGATTCAAATAAAGAAGTATTTCATGAATCAACCTAAAGTTCAATTTCACcaatctgaaatattaaaaaaatccaaaaatttaACAGCGTTATTCAGGAACAACAATTTTGTAGAAATTGTagaaaattgtagaaaaaaagatagaatttttcaattctatttttaataatgacCAGCTTATTAATGGTTTGACTTGATTATAATTTGAGCTTCCATTCCATTTGAGACTCACCAGCAGAGGGCTCCAGCAGATGCAGGAGGTGACCATGATGCCAACCAGCTGGACCACCATCTCAGTGTCATGAGATCTAGCAGAGAACCTCTGGGAATAGGAATTCTTCTTTAGCCGCGCTCTAATGAGCGTCATCCCACTGATGGTGTTGCAGATAAAGGCCAGTGCAAGAGAGCTCAAAGCCAGTCCAGAGAACAGCGTCACAAAGGTCAGATCTTTGGCATTTGTGTCCATCACTTTAATAAAGCACCAAGTACCCGGGTACTGGTAAGTGTAGTCCCCTAGTTGGAAAACGGGCAGCAGGGCCACGCACAGAGCCAAGAACCAGATCATAGACAGGGCTATTTTGGTCCGCGCTGTTGTCACCAGCCGGGCGTGCAGCAGAGGTTTGGTGACGCCGAGGCATCGCTCGGCAGCCATCGCACAGCCCAGGAAGAGCGGGCACAGCCCGAAGAACACCAGGCACCCTCCCAGAAACTGACAAGGGCTGTCTGGATCTCTCGGACCATCCAGGGACGTCAGATTGGCCGTGGTGTATCTCCTCAGCACCAGTCCCCCGGAGACCACGTGTCCCGTGAGGTCCGTGACCACGAGGGAGCTGGCGAAGAGCAGGAAGGTCGCCTTGGACCGCCGCCGGAAGCGGGTGTAGGCCTTGATGAGAATGATGAGGGCCACCACGTTGAACAGGATGCCTAGAGTCATCGTGAGGCTCGCAATGATGGGGTTCGAAGGAACGCTGTTATGCGGGCAGTCCACTTCGGGTGCCATGGTGCTGCTGTTGACGTTGGAGTCGAAGTCTGAAGAGTTGGAGTCCGGTTTAATCTCCATGACAGCTGGGTTCCGGGTTTCATGTGGTTCCTTTAGGTGAAGCAACACTGACATGGGAGAAAGATGAAGCGTTAGCGTGATTAGAGTcactggatgttgtagggtatCAAGGCAAGACTTCCTTGTTTTTGTCTACACAGATCGGATTAGTCTGCACCCAAAGGCTGGTAGAACTGCCAAAAATTGTATTCAAGTAAGAGTGgcaatacttcaacatatttttactcaagtaaaagtaaaaagtacccATACATGACACTGCAAGAGTAAaacagtatttggtaaaaaaggTAACTCAAGTATTGAATAACTGATCAGAATCAGTTATTCAATACTACAGTTATTCAATCAGTTAGAATTCATTCAgtcaatgaatatttaaaaataaaaaaagatactaCCCTGTACTATAATCTATTTTCAATAACAAATGTTCATTAACAATAAAATCCAACTGGGAGATAAAGTACTGATTTCCAGTGTAGGGTGTCACAAAATACaaagcttttcaaaaacttACTGAACAAACACTACTGCTGGTTGGCTTGTGGTcaatgacatcacaagaggcacAAGAATTGAGCTGATCTACATTCATTAGCAAACACTACAGTGGACAAGTGGGTTTTCACAGATTTTGACACCGATTCTGAAGCATTAGGTGTTTGAGTTCGCTAAGGTCCCGCAGAGTGAatgcaaactaaatgttttattgttggcaAATTTCCCTGAAAGCCAGCTATTACTTAATGTTTGCTGCAGCTGTacagaatacaaaaaaatacattcaaaatagGAATATGATCTGAAAGTCTGTGAGTAAAGGGGGGAAATATGGAGCTAActtggggccataaagtttattacatttgttttgaacatggtggaaaaaaaagaatttgaaactgaaaaaaaagttctcaaattgaagaaaatatttgaaaattaaaacttatattcaggctgaaagaaaaataaactgaaggatttgaaaacaaaacaaaatttattttatgaagttggaggaaaaaaagtttagaaactgaaaaacaattctgaaactggacaaaaacctgaaactgaaaAGTCATTTTCAACTTATTtcaactgaatattttttccagtttcaaatcagctttttagtttgaaaataaaaactaaatactgaaaaaaaactttatggtCCCAATTTAGAAAGAACTGTTATGATTTATCTTGTCCACTTTATGCGATGCAGAGTTAAGAAGCCTGTGGAAACCTGTTTTTGGGAGGGTAGGGTTTTATCTtcattaaattgatttttacaGAGCAAACAGCTTTAATCCCTCAGTAAAACCTTCCAGTCTTTTGAAACACAAGCCACATTGAagttaaaagacagaaaatgtcgACCATCAGGACGGATAGGACAAACGGCCAgagctgaaaatatttccaactaCTTCCCCACCCTCTGCATTCCCACCTGCACTTAcagcttttcaacattttgttttgttcacagaaAACCTAAAGcaattttttctctctctcctttttggCCCTATATGACCTGTCGACGGTATCCCAAACCTTCAAAACCACATGGGCATACTTTGgacatttgcttaaaaaaaaccaaacaaacaaaaaacttaaaagttaTCTGTTTTTGGAGCACTGtgcgagtttttttttttcttcataacgAGGGAATCCTCAACAAGTCCCGACAGCTTATGTTGCCGAGCACAAAGCACATTCCATTAAAATGCAGCAACGAACTGCAGAGACACTATGgcgataaaataaaattcagtccaCAGCGTCAAGTAAatgatatttctattttattgcaAGAGCAATTTCTAAGTTTTTCCTCAATAGAATTCAATATTACAACTTCTTACTTTAATGTTTCatgagaatatatattttttaaatatcgcTGTAACACGCGTAAGACGCATTCTCGTGACATATTTGAATGaaataattttgcattaaaacctTAACAAACTGggaataaaaatggtttaagaagggagtttcatttaaaaaatgcgGATTTAACACAATTTTCTTTGGGAACATTAGCACTAAATGCAGGTTTTTTGAATCTTAAAAGGTGGTGGAGGGAGAAATACATAAACCGAGTAGTTATTTCACCTACCATGTAAAAACAGAATCCATGGAGATGAACTACTGACGGGAGTTTGACAAGTCCGTTGAAATTGCCACAACTAGCGCCGCTGTTGCCGCTGCTGCTCAGGAACTCAGTGAATCCAGGTTTTCCAGAGATGCTTTCCCGGCGTAAAACAAGCCGTTCACCTGACGCGTCTCCTCGGCAGACATTGCTCTCCGCCGGACAGGCAGCTTACCCGGATGCACAGCACGAGCGCGTTTGGTGTTCCTGCGGGGCTGACCGGCCCTTTTATACTCCACAGCTGCAGTGCGCTCCCATCGCCTGTGGGTGTCTCCGTCACTGAAAGGCCCCGATTCTCCTCCCCACAGGCTGACACTTTGTGAGTTACGTGGAGCGAAAAGCCAGGCAGGGAGACGAATGACgaatccccagaaccagaaccacacgaggagaagcagctttcagcatttatgcaccacaaatttggaacaaacttccagaaaactgtaaaacagctgaaacactgacttcttttaaatctcaactgaaaacccacctgtttaggattgtatttgaaacgtaatcaattacaaatttaacttgacttaatgctgtgttttgattattgattctatgttgcattgtgtttctgtgtttgtaatgatgtaaagcactttgaaatgccttgctgctggaatgtgctatacaaataaaatttgattgattgattgattgattgaatgaGTCCTTAAAGCCCGGCTAACTCTAACTTCACCTCTCTGATAATTATAGACTTATCACACCTCTTTAGTTATAAACCCTTACCGCTGAGAAGAAATTTAGCTATGATtagcttcttttaaaaaaggctaCAATGTTTACGAAGTGATGCATGGAAACACATGAAACAGTGAGACGCTGTGAATCTTTGGCTTTTACGTTTTCGTACATCTTATAAACCTGACATGTGTCTTGGTTTGCCACATAAATTAGTTTTGGTCTGATTGTggttggtattttttttttattattattattatttttagctgaTGTCAACAATTAGTTGAATTCGCATTcttgttctaaaaataaaaagaacattatcGTGACCCACGTAAAGGCTGAGTCACAGATCAGCCAGGCTGCATTCCCTCAACAATCGTCATTAATCAGTAACAGTTAGAACCAGATGCACGaggcacaaacacaaactacaaAGGAATCGATggttctgttcattttttattattattttacaaaagaaaacaaactggaacGTATGTATGACAAAAGACATGGAAATCTTGAATTGCTTTAGGCCTTGATGTGAAATCGTTTAATTTTTGATAGCTTTATGCCTCACTGTTCCAcctcttgtgttttattgagtttCATATCTTTCactattgtactttttttaaaatatagatatttaaGACAACTGATACGAAAATATCAGTAAAATACAGCTGTCCTGTGAAGGTTCAGATGTAGGGAAGAAACGCAGCCTCATGACAATTTGGCTCTCTCTGTTTTTAGACATACATCACTGACTTTTCATCCTGTCCAATTAAAtgtgaactttgtttttaaaaattcaccAGCAAAATAATGTGTTGTAACCTTCTAGTGACCCAAGCCAAAGCAATCAACACTGCACTGCAATAGCACACACTcacatatttttggtctagattccggtgcaaatatcttagttagTACACTTCAattaagacaaagctaacttacaagtaactagttataggagcttgttttaagtcaataattccttaatattggtggaaacgttctagttccactgacagacaTAGGAAAATatcttgctataagtgaaataatctaccagtggaaccgACACGTCTTCATCAATATATTCACTTGAAACAAGCTGCATCTCACTGAAAAGCTAATTGTAGCTTAGCgttgtcttgtttcaagtgtatTTGCACcataaactagaccaaaaatgccTGGTGAGATTTTCCGTTTTTGCAGTGTCGATTGAGTCCCTTGATCACGTTCCTTCTTTGTGGCATCAAATTTAGCTTAAAAAGCGGTGCTGGTTTTTTTagtgttgttgctgttgttgttgttgtcgttttgtttaaaaagaccCAGAGTTGCTCCAGAACAAACGACTTGCCTGCCGTTCTGGCCCCCGCAGCCTCAAGCATGTTCTGCGGTCAGCGTCCAGATGTGAACCGGCTCTGTTCTCCCTCCACTACAAACACCTCTCCGCCTGCTGCAACCTGGAGACACAGCTGCGATCGcaaatgattttatgttttgttcccCCCACCCCCTTATCGTCAGGAATTTTCCAGTCCTCTGCTCCTTTCATGAACGCAACAGTCGAACAATAAGGGTTCAAATATGTAACAGGAAATG
This genomic window contains:
- the LOC114148826 gene encoding prostaglandin E2 receptor EP1 subtype-like, with product MEIKPDSNSSDFDSNVNSSTMAPEVDCPHNSVPSNPIIASLTMTLGILFNVVALIILIKAYTRFRRRSKATFLLFASSLVVTDLTGHVVSGGLVLRRYTTANLTSLDGPRDPDSPCQFLGGCLVFFGLCPLFLGCAMAAERCLGVTKPLLHARLVTTARTKIALSMIWFLALCVALLPVFQLGDYTYQYPGTWCFIKVMDTNAKDLTFVTLFSGLALSSLALAFICNTISGMTLIRARLKKNSYSQRFSARSHDTEMVVQLVGIMVTSCICWSPLLVFSLMSAARSYSESHLGEKVTCTYSKLMMTGVRMATWNQILDPWVYILLRRAILRKIYRITKKQASFKGSTFRSVRWDVGSLQKPDSMPVKKT